The Arachis ipaensis cultivar K30076 chromosome B07, Araip1.1, whole genome shotgun sequence genome includes a window with the following:
- the LOC107606003 gene encoding uncharacterized protein LOC107606003 isoform X3 gives MLEGEPKENATSVVPISTETSILAVENVQGEKINLQDVGGNHQKRVCVQRSPDCVIPKTSKDQSSFFPRSKPFTSSRSLKPRTWLRTGNSYPSSLSGSKPSLITSPPNKLIPQMKGNTQNTLYTRKGNSLVRKVIPVSATTSTSVANQSPSLGFDNFEKSIRSECMVNVPGQPADPKNVRETNDAAKSYEELCKYSETYENQIGSDNRGAGQVEISSSTAKRIVYMKPKSNKLVASLDSSDLSVSTDGKTQTAYSNGYYKKRKNQIIRTSFVSHISPTVTMQDSNVNSDGPLDSKEICSRFTNKWSQKVAGSLCKPLKAPLGGTLSSKNNTGSGHYRKILPHFFQWKRSTFRRRFVHNRDLSSNFTPSSANSKKLLLLRKRDAVYTRSTHGFSHWKPKVLHTGGSIIKGSKFSGRYSEKVNEEALAVAVLERKTREQKDVACNSSQAKSLAAKEGSIQQRLVIGENVYFQIGKGNQLIRDPRKRTRILANEKVRWSLHTARQRLARKQKYCQFFTRFGKCNKDDGKCPYIHDPSKVVVCTKFLNGLCSNGNCKLTHKVIPERMPDCSYFLQGLCTNRSCPYRHVNVNPKASICGEFLRGYCADGNECRKKHSYVCPTFEAMGNCEEGTKCKLHHPKKLSKEKKRKRSRDENVGRRRYFGSVPTDIKETGLMVAQRQWQQSHDKDGDVADYIGFEVEERVDQPYEQATPSNNDIWDLQLDNLDEPIRPVLTLKKNFVAQSSSV, from the exons ATGTTGGAAGGTGAACCGAAAGAAAATGCCACTTCAGTTGTGCCAATCAGTACGGAGACAAGCATTTTGGCTGTTGAAAATGTTCAGGGAGAAAAAATTAATTTACAGGACGTTGGGGGAAATCATCAGAAGAGAGTTTGTGTGCAAAGATCTCCAGATTGTGTCATTCCTAAAACTTCAAAGGACCAGTCCTCCTTTTTTCCCCGATCAAAGCCATTTACTTCATCCCGTTCATTAAAACCTCGAACCTGGCTTCGAACAGGTAATAGTTATCCTAGTTCTTTATCTGGAAGCAAGCCTTCTTTGATAACTAGTCCTCCTAACAAGTTAATTCCACAAATGAAAGGGAACACTCAAAATACTCTTTATACCCGTAAGGGTAACAGTCTTGTTCGGAAAGTTATCCCTGTTTCTGCTACAACATCAACATCCGTTGCTAACCAGTCACCATCTTTGGGCTTTGACAACTTTGAAAAGAGCATCAGATCTGAATGCATGGTTAATGTTCCAGGTCAACCAG CCGATCCTAAGAATGTTAGAGAAACTAATGATGCCGCAAAATCTTATGAGGAATTGTGCAAATATTCTGAAACATACGAAAATCAAATTGGTTCAGACAATCGTGGGGCTGGCCAAGTTGAGATTTCTTCTTCAACTGCAAAGAGAATAGTATATATGAAGCCCAAGTCAAATAAATTAGTTGCATCTTTGGATTCTAGTGATCTCTCTGTCTCTACTGATGGCAAGACTCAAACAGCATACTCCAATGGCTACTACAAGAAGCGCAAAAATCAGATAATAAGGACTTCATTTGTTAGTCATATCAGCCCAACAGTTACAATGCAAGATAGTAATGTAAATTCTGATGGTCCATTGGATTCTAAAGAGATTTGCAGCAGGTTTACAAACAAGTGGTCGCAAAAAG TTGCTGGGAGCTTGTGCAAACCTTTAAAAGCTCCACTTGGTGGGACCCTTTCATCAAAAAACAACACTGGCTCAGGGCATTATCGGAAGATTTTGCCTCACTTTTTTCAATGGAAAAGATCAACATTTCGAAGAAGATTTGTTCACAATCGTGATTTAAGCTCCAACTTTACTCCCTCATCAGCAAACAG CAAGAAATTGCTTCTTTTAAGGAAGAGGGATGCTGTTTACACTAGATCAACCCATGGGTTTTCTCATTGGAAACCTAAGGTATTACATACTGGTGGATCCATTATAAAAGGGTCCAAATTTTCTGGCAGGTACTCTGAGAAGGTTAATGAG GAAGCACTTGCTGTTGCTGTGTTGGAGAGGAAAACAAGAGAACAGAAAGATGTTGCTTGTAACAGTTCTCAGGCAAAAA GCTTGGCTGCCAAAGAAGGTTCCATCCAACAAAGATTAGTGATTGGGGAAAATGT GTATTTCCAAATTGGCAAAGGTAATCAGCTTATTAGGGACCCAAGGAAACGGACTCGGATTTTGGCTAATGAAAAAGTTAGATGGAGTCTGCACACTGCTAGACAGCGCCTTGCACGAAAGCAGAAGTACTGTCAGTTTTTTACCAGATTTGGGAAATGTAACAAGGATGATGGGAAGTGTCCTTATATTCATGATCCCTCAAAAGTAGTTGTCTGCACTAAGTTTCTAAATGGTTTATGTTCTAATGGCAACTGCAAATTGACTCATAAG GTTATTCCGGAGAGAATGCCAGATTGTTCTTATTTTTTGCAAG GTTTATGCACAAACAGAAGTTGTCCTTACAGACATGTCAATGTGAATCCTAAGGCTTCTATTTGTGGAGAATTTCTCAGGGGCTATTGTGCCGATGGAAATGAG TGTCGGAAGAAGCATAGCTATGTCTGTCCGACCTTTGAAGCAATGGGAAACTGCGAAGAAGGAACCAAATGCAAGCTTCATCACCCGAAGAAACTGAGtaaggaaaagaaaaggaagaggtCCAGAGATGAGAATGTTGGTAGACGGCGATACTTTGGCTCCGTTCCCACTGATATCAAAGAAACTGGGTTAATGGTGGCTCAAAGGCAGTGGCAACAGAGTCATGACAAAGACGGAGATGTTGCTGACTATATCGGCTTCGAAGTTGAAGAAAGGGTTGATCAACCATATGAACAGGCAACACCAAGTAACAATGATATTTGGGACTTGCAATTGGACAATCTTGATGAACCAATTAGACCTGTTCTTacattgaaaaagaattttgtgGCTCAATCATCTTCAGTCTAG
- the LOC107606003 gene encoding uncharacterized protein LOC107606003 isoform X2: MLEGEPKENATSVVPISTETSILAVENVQGEKINLQDVGGNHQKRVCVQRSPDCVIPKTSKDQSSFFPRSKPFTSSRSLKPRTWLRTGNSYPSSLSGSKPSLITSPPNKLIPQMKGNTQNTLYTRKGNSLVRKVIPVSATTSTSVANQSPSLGFDNFEKSIRSECMVNVPGQPGALKTGVNDVPLKGHIILPLPTDTKLESGSSPFTENLTLGCFEFAADPKNVRETNDAAKSYEELCKYSETYENQIGSDNRGAGQVEISSSTAKRIVYMKPKSNKLVASLDSSDLSVSTDGKTQTAYSNGYYKKRKNQIIRTSFVSHISPTVTMQDSNVNSDGPLDSKEICSRFTNKWSQKVAGSLCKPLKAPLGGTLSSKNNTGSGHYRKILPHFFQWKRSTFRRRFVHNRDLSSNFTPSSANRKRDAVYTRSTHGFSHWKPKVLHTGGSIIKGSKFSGRYSEKVNEEALAVAVLERKTREQKDVACNSSQAKSLAAKEGSIQQRLVIGENVYFQIGKGNQLIRDPRKRTRILANEKVRWSLHTARQRLARKQKYCQFFTRFGKCNKDDGKCPYIHDPSKVVVCTKFLNGLCSNGNCKLTHKVIPERMPDCSYFLQGLCTNRSCPYRHVNVNPKASICGEFLRGYCADGNECRKKHSYVCPTFEAMGNCEEGTKCKLHHPKKLSKEKKRKRSRDENVGRRRYFGSVPTDIKETGLMVAQRQWQQSHDKDGDVADYIGFEVEERVDQPYEQATPSNNDIWDLQLDNLDEPIRPVLTLKKNFVAQSSSV; encoded by the exons ATGTTGGAAGGTGAACCGAAAGAAAATGCCACTTCAGTTGTGCCAATCAGTACGGAGACAAGCATTTTGGCTGTTGAAAATGTTCAGGGAGAAAAAATTAATTTACAGGACGTTGGGGGAAATCATCAGAAGAGAGTTTGTGTGCAAAGATCTCCAGATTGTGTCATTCCTAAAACTTCAAAGGACCAGTCCTCCTTTTTTCCCCGATCAAAGCCATTTACTTCATCCCGTTCATTAAAACCTCGAACCTGGCTTCGAACAGGTAATAGTTATCCTAGTTCTTTATCTGGAAGCAAGCCTTCTTTGATAACTAGTCCTCCTAACAAGTTAATTCCACAAATGAAAGGGAACACTCAAAATACTCTTTATACCCGTAAGGGTAACAGTCTTGTTCGGAAAGTTATCCCTGTTTCTGCTACAACATCAACATCCGTTGCTAACCAGTCACCATCTTTGGGCTTTGACAACTTTGAAAAGAGCATCAGATCTGAATGCATGGTTAATGTTCCAGGTCAACCAGGTGCTTTGAAAACTGGAGTAAATGATGTTCCTTTGAAGGGTCACATAATACTTCCACTACCCACTGACACCAAATTGGAGAGTGGATCTTCCCCATTTACAGAGAATCTTACACTTGGTTGCTTTGAATTTGCAGCCGATCCTAAGAATGTTAGAGAAACTAATGATGCCGCAAAATCTTATGAGGAATTGTGCAAATATTCTGAAACATACGAAAATCAAATTGGTTCAGACAATCGTGGGGCTGGCCAAGTTGAGATTTCTTCTTCAACTGCAAAGAGAATAGTATATATGAAGCCCAAGTCAAATAAATTAGTTGCATCTTTGGATTCTAGTGATCTCTCTGTCTCTACTGATGGCAAGACTCAAACAGCATACTCCAATGGCTACTACAAGAAGCGCAAAAATCAGATAATAAGGACTTCATTTGTTAGTCATATCAGCCCAACAGTTACAATGCAAGATAGTAATGTAAATTCTGATGGTCCATTGGATTCTAAAGAGATTTGCAGCAGGTTTACAAACAAGTGGTCGCAAAAAG TTGCTGGGAGCTTGTGCAAACCTTTAAAAGCTCCACTTGGTGGGACCCTTTCATCAAAAAACAACACTGGCTCAGGGCATTATCGGAAGATTTTGCCTCACTTTTTTCAATGGAAAAGATCAACATTTCGAAGAAGATTTGTTCACAATCGTGATTTAAGCTCCAACTTTACTCCCTCATCAGCAAACAG GAAGAGGGATGCTGTTTACACTAGATCAACCCATGGGTTTTCTCATTGGAAACCTAAGGTATTACATACTGGTGGATCCATTATAAAAGGGTCCAAATTTTCTGGCAGGTACTCTGAGAAGGTTAATGAG GAAGCACTTGCTGTTGCTGTGTTGGAGAGGAAAACAAGAGAACAGAAAGATGTTGCTTGTAACAGTTCTCAGGCAAAAA GCTTGGCTGCCAAAGAAGGTTCCATCCAACAAAGATTAGTGATTGGGGAAAATGT GTATTTCCAAATTGGCAAAGGTAATCAGCTTATTAGGGACCCAAGGAAACGGACTCGGATTTTGGCTAATGAAAAAGTTAGATGGAGTCTGCACACTGCTAGACAGCGCCTTGCACGAAAGCAGAAGTACTGTCAGTTTTTTACCAGATTTGGGAAATGTAACAAGGATGATGGGAAGTGTCCTTATATTCATGATCCCTCAAAAGTAGTTGTCTGCACTAAGTTTCTAAATGGTTTATGTTCTAATGGCAACTGCAAATTGACTCATAAG GTTATTCCGGAGAGAATGCCAGATTGTTCTTATTTTTTGCAAG GTTTATGCACAAACAGAAGTTGTCCTTACAGACATGTCAATGTGAATCCTAAGGCTTCTATTTGTGGAGAATTTCTCAGGGGCTATTGTGCCGATGGAAATGAG TGTCGGAAGAAGCATAGCTATGTCTGTCCGACCTTTGAAGCAATGGGAAACTGCGAAGAAGGAACCAAATGCAAGCTTCATCACCCGAAGAAACTGAGtaaggaaaagaaaaggaagaggtCCAGAGATGAGAATGTTGGTAGACGGCGATACTTTGGCTCCGTTCCCACTGATATCAAAGAAACTGGGTTAATGGTGGCTCAAAGGCAGTGGCAACAGAGTCATGACAAAGACGGAGATGTTGCTGACTATATCGGCTTCGAAGTTGAAGAAAGGGTTGATCAACCATATGAACAGGCAACACCAAGTAACAATGATATTTGGGACTTGCAATTGGACAATCTTGATGAACCAATTAGACCTGTTCTTacattgaaaaagaattttgtgGCTCAATCATCTTCAGTCTAG
- the LOC107606003 gene encoding uncharacterized protein LOC107606003 isoform X1 yields MLEGEPKENATSVVPISTETSILAVENVQGEKINLQDVGGNHQKRVCVQRSPDCVIPKTSKDQSSFFPRSKPFTSSRSLKPRTWLRTGNSYPSSLSGSKPSLITSPPNKLIPQMKGNTQNTLYTRKGNSLVRKVIPVSATTSTSVANQSPSLGFDNFEKSIRSECMVNVPGQPGALKTGVNDVPLKGHIILPLPTDTKLESGSSPFTENLTLGCFEFAADPKNVRETNDAAKSYEELCKYSETYENQIGSDNRGAGQVEISSSTAKRIVYMKPKSNKLVASLDSSDLSVSTDGKTQTAYSNGYYKKRKNQIIRTSFVSHISPTVTMQDSNVNSDGPLDSKEICSRFTNKWSQKVAGSLCKPLKAPLGGTLSSKNNTGSGHYRKILPHFFQWKRSTFRRRFVHNRDLSSNFTPSSANSKKLLLLRKRDAVYTRSTHGFSHWKPKVLHTGGSIIKGSKFSGRYSEKVNEEALAVAVLERKTREQKDVACNSSQAKSLAAKEGSIQQRLVIGENVYFQIGKGNQLIRDPRKRTRILANEKVRWSLHTARQRLARKQKYCQFFTRFGKCNKDDGKCPYIHDPSKVVVCTKFLNGLCSNGNCKLTHKVIPERMPDCSYFLQGLCTNRSCPYRHVNVNPKASICGEFLRGYCADGNECRKKHSYVCPTFEAMGNCEEGTKCKLHHPKKLSKEKKRKRSRDENVGRRRYFGSVPTDIKETGLMVAQRQWQQSHDKDGDVADYIGFEVEERVDQPYEQATPSNNDIWDLQLDNLDEPIRPVLTLKKNFVAQSSSV; encoded by the exons ATGTTGGAAGGTGAACCGAAAGAAAATGCCACTTCAGTTGTGCCAATCAGTACGGAGACAAGCATTTTGGCTGTTGAAAATGTTCAGGGAGAAAAAATTAATTTACAGGACGTTGGGGGAAATCATCAGAAGAGAGTTTGTGTGCAAAGATCTCCAGATTGTGTCATTCCTAAAACTTCAAAGGACCAGTCCTCCTTTTTTCCCCGATCAAAGCCATTTACTTCATCCCGTTCATTAAAACCTCGAACCTGGCTTCGAACAGGTAATAGTTATCCTAGTTCTTTATCTGGAAGCAAGCCTTCTTTGATAACTAGTCCTCCTAACAAGTTAATTCCACAAATGAAAGGGAACACTCAAAATACTCTTTATACCCGTAAGGGTAACAGTCTTGTTCGGAAAGTTATCCCTGTTTCTGCTACAACATCAACATCCGTTGCTAACCAGTCACCATCTTTGGGCTTTGACAACTTTGAAAAGAGCATCAGATCTGAATGCATGGTTAATGTTCCAGGTCAACCAGGTGCTTTGAAAACTGGAGTAAATGATGTTCCTTTGAAGGGTCACATAATACTTCCACTACCCACTGACACCAAATTGGAGAGTGGATCTTCCCCATTTACAGAGAATCTTACACTTGGTTGCTTTGAATTTGCAGCCGATCCTAAGAATGTTAGAGAAACTAATGATGCCGCAAAATCTTATGAGGAATTGTGCAAATATTCTGAAACATACGAAAATCAAATTGGTTCAGACAATCGTGGGGCTGGCCAAGTTGAGATTTCTTCTTCAACTGCAAAGAGAATAGTATATATGAAGCCCAAGTCAAATAAATTAGTTGCATCTTTGGATTCTAGTGATCTCTCTGTCTCTACTGATGGCAAGACTCAAACAGCATACTCCAATGGCTACTACAAGAAGCGCAAAAATCAGATAATAAGGACTTCATTTGTTAGTCATATCAGCCCAACAGTTACAATGCAAGATAGTAATGTAAATTCTGATGGTCCATTGGATTCTAAAGAGATTTGCAGCAGGTTTACAAACAAGTGGTCGCAAAAAG TTGCTGGGAGCTTGTGCAAACCTTTAAAAGCTCCACTTGGTGGGACCCTTTCATCAAAAAACAACACTGGCTCAGGGCATTATCGGAAGATTTTGCCTCACTTTTTTCAATGGAAAAGATCAACATTTCGAAGAAGATTTGTTCACAATCGTGATTTAAGCTCCAACTTTACTCCCTCATCAGCAAACAG CAAGAAATTGCTTCTTTTAAGGAAGAGGGATGCTGTTTACACTAGATCAACCCATGGGTTTTCTCATTGGAAACCTAAGGTATTACATACTGGTGGATCCATTATAAAAGGGTCCAAATTTTCTGGCAGGTACTCTGAGAAGGTTAATGAG GAAGCACTTGCTGTTGCTGTGTTGGAGAGGAAAACAAGAGAACAGAAAGATGTTGCTTGTAACAGTTCTCAGGCAAAAA GCTTGGCTGCCAAAGAAGGTTCCATCCAACAAAGATTAGTGATTGGGGAAAATGT GTATTTCCAAATTGGCAAAGGTAATCAGCTTATTAGGGACCCAAGGAAACGGACTCGGATTTTGGCTAATGAAAAAGTTAGATGGAGTCTGCACACTGCTAGACAGCGCCTTGCACGAAAGCAGAAGTACTGTCAGTTTTTTACCAGATTTGGGAAATGTAACAAGGATGATGGGAAGTGTCCTTATATTCATGATCCCTCAAAAGTAGTTGTCTGCACTAAGTTTCTAAATGGTTTATGTTCTAATGGCAACTGCAAATTGACTCATAAG GTTATTCCGGAGAGAATGCCAGATTGTTCTTATTTTTTGCAAG GTTTATGCACAAACAGAAGTTGTCCTTACAGACATGTCAATGTGAATCCTAAGGCTTCTATTTGTGGAGAATTTCTCAGGGGCTATTGTGCCGATGGAAATGAG TGTCGGAAGAAGCATAGCTATGTCTGTCCGACCTTTGAAGCAATGGGAAACTGCGAAGAAGGAACCAAATGCAAGCTTCATCACCCGAAGAAACTGAGtaaggaaaagaaaaggaagaggtCCAGAGATGAGAATGTTGGTAGACGGCGATACTTTGGCTCCGTTCCCACTGATATCAAAGAAACTGGGTTAATGGTGGCTCAAAGGCAGTGGCAACAGAGTCATGACAAAGACGGAGATGTTGCTGACTATATCGGCTTCGAAGTTGAAGAAAGGGTTGATCAACCATATGAACAGGCAACACCAAGTAACAATGATATTTGGGACTTGCAATTGGACAATCTTGATGAACCAATTAGACCTGTTCTTacattgaaaaagaattttgtgGCTCAATCATCTTCAGTCTAG
- the LOC110264384 gene encoding uncharacterized protein LOC110264384, which yields MDPYFHHYRRPNTYIPLPPSYNHHHLRQVPNHVLVNPTAFNFNPPVLLPANPLFVPQVPVLFDHDSRHRRSMLSQSPSNSNPSRSASRFSKECFGGANRRCRAVVPLNSGTESKLCSEEAQDSSLETTALELDRYDYDRADKVHEYTGIPKKQVKRKSAFLRIQAPKPSNGKNEDDEQLHCDDCAVVDSKPGSSSSRIEDEHCLNDGKQAEVGEEIPFGVDVFFESNSMVAKAIVGSSSSSFVSNPGTTAVSNTAFSNAETTAVLKTDLNPNQKGKKAKRKSKKRKQLVSESCCYESQRIKLTEGAANSNSSHCLSYNTSCSGKDLTSQKSVALGLQQAEQFAGSGNSHSSQCLPNDTSNFSKDLITEVNVSLFSKDSCSESQLVKLSEFAGISNSSECLVNGTTNSGKDLRAKKNVSDYFSHLHPSAVQNPNGKTKVAQSSKGIVTEEVANTNSGKATPRVVKKKKIVKRVVKKVVKPKSSRSSSISANMFDGTVKEDNVPVSSLTAAAPLDKIPTTSFEEKTAPVDKMSVPGYFQSLPSEGNLLLEDKNAVVHLEEKHTELFNGNTSDINHIEAYSNQSCQHEKENCDIQSVPNSDISIDCVKGDTGTVEEREVRTLLKFSPSKMEGMSLDAENPVGLANVVYTTSDLLKVPSLSEALDISVPMLDFGSQSRTDGITTLTVKRGISVADLYEDANKISPLYKRRRTTACHSSITECPSELSDVIVASTTSCAEVPIHFSDMQVHKEEVELLSMAVMSTPLLTYTEDIAKLSDISLGRDSFESMNLNRERDSPKSXXXXXAALRHCL from the exons ATGGATCCCTACTTTCATCACTACCGTCGCCCGAATACGTACATTCCTCTTCCTCCATCGTATAACCACCACCATCTCCGTCAGGTTCCCAACCACGTTCTTGTGAACCCTACCGCATTCAATTTCAACCCTCCCGTTTTATTACCCGCCAATCCACTCTTTGTTCCTCAGGTTCCTGTTCTTTTCGACCATGATTCGCGTCACCGTCGTTCAATGCTGTCGCAGTCTCCTTCAAATTCTAACCCTAGCCGCAGTGCTTCCAGGTTCAGTAAGGAGTGCTTTGGCGGAGCAAACCGCCGTTGCCGTGCGGTTGTTCCTCTGAATTCCGGTACCGAATCGAAACTTTGCTCGGAAGAGGCGCAAGACTCTTCTCTCGAGACTACGGCTTTGGAACTGGATAGGTACGATTACGATAGAGCAGATAAGGTTCATGAATATACTGGCATTCCAAAGAAACAGGTTAAGAGAAAGAGTGCTTTTCTTAGAATCCAGGCGCCAAAACCGAGCAATGGTAAGAATGAGGATGATGAACAATTACATTGTGATGATTGTGCTGTTGTTGACTCAAAACCTGGTTCTAGTTCTTCGAGAATTGAAGACGAGCATTGTTTGAATGATGGGAAGCAAGCAGAAGTGGGAGAAGAAATTCCTTTTGGGGTTGATGTTTTCTTTGAATCGAATTCTATGGTTGCCAAGGCTATTGTGGGGTCTTCCAGTTCTTCCTTTGTTTCTAATCCTGGAACCACTGCAGTTTCTAATACAGCTTT TTCTAATGCTGAAACAACTGCTGTTTTGAAGACAGATTTGAATCCTAATCAAAAAGGGAAAAAGGCTAAACGAAAGTCTAAAAAAAGAAAGCAATTGGTTTCTGAAAGTTGTTGTTATGAATCACAGCGAATAAAACTAACTGAAGGTGCTGCCAATTCAAATAGCTCACACTGCTTGTCATATAACACCTCTTGTTCTGGGAAGGACTTGACTTCACAGAAGAGCGTAGCTTTGGGTTTACAGCAAGCAGAACAATTTGCTGGTTCTGGAAATTCACATAGCTCCCAATGCTTGCCAAATGACACCTCTAATTTTAGTAAGGACTTGATCACAGAGGTGAATGTATCTTTGTTTTCCAAAGATTCTTGCTCAGAATCACAGCTTGTAAAACTATCCGAGTTTGCTGGGATTTCAAATAGTTCAGAGTGCTTGGTAAATGGCACCACTAATTCTGGGAAGGATTTAAGGGCAAAGAAGAATGTATCTGATTACTTTTCTCATCTTCATCCGAGTGCAGTCCAAAATCCTAATGGAAAAACTAAGGTGGCACAATCCTCTAAGGGGATTGTAACAGAAGAAGTTGCCAATACAAATTCCGGTAAAGCAACTCCAAGGGTTGTTAAGAAGAAAAAGATTGTTAAAAGAGTGGTCAAAAAGGTTGTGAAACCAAAATCAAGTAGGTCAAGTTCAATATCAGCAAATATGTTTGATGGGACAGTGAAAGAAGATAATGTTCCTGTTAGTTCATTAACTGCTGCTGCTCCTTTGGACAAGATCCCAACGACTTCTTTTGAGGAAAAGACTGCCCCTGTTGACAAGATGTCAGTTCCAGGTTATTTCCAGTCTTTACCAagtgaaggaaatttgttgcttGAAGACAAAAATGCTGTTGTACACCTTGAAGAAAAGCATACTGAATTATTCAATGGAAATACTTCTGACATTAATCACATTGAGGCTTATAGTAATCAATCATGCCAACATGAAAAGGAGAACTGTGACATACAATCAGTTCCAAATTCTGATATTTCCATTGATTGTGTTAAAGGGGACACAGGTACTGTTGAAGAGAGAGAGGTTAGAACTCTCTTAAAATTTTCTCCTTCAAAGATGGAGGGCATGTCTCTAGATGCAGAAAATCCAGTTGGTCTTGCAAATGTTGTCTACACAACCTCAGATCTGTTGAAGGTTCCTAGTCTTTCAGAAGCCTTAGATATATCTGTTCCAATGTTAGATTTTGGCTCACAATCCAGAACAGATGGGATCACAACTTTAACTGTGAAAAGGGGGATTTCTGTGGCTGATTTATATGAGGATGCAAACAAGATTTCACCCTTGTACAAAAGGCGCAGAACCACGGCTTGTCACTCTAGTATCACGGAGTGTCCATCTGAACTCAGTGATGTGATTGTGGCTTCCACCACATCTTGTGCAGAAGTCCCTATTCACTTTAGTGATATGCAAGTACATAAGGAAGAAGTTGAATTGCTAAGCATGGCTGTTATGTCTACTCCGTTGCTGACTTATACAGAGGATATTGCTAAATTGTCTGACATTAGCTTGGGTAGAGATTCTTTTGAGTCTATGAATTTAAATAGGGAAAGAGATTCTCCCAAGAGTTNNNNNNNNNNNNNNGCAGCACTCAGGCATTGCCTCTAA